TCGAGGCCCTGGATCGACTCAGGGCTCGACAGCTTGCCCACCCATGCGTCGCCCTCCTGCACGGCGATGTCGCCGCCGTGCGCGAAGATCCAGCTGATGCCGTTGCGCCAGTCCTGGCCGGGCAGCCAGAAGCCGCTGTACTTGTCGCCGCCGTCGGCCTTCAGCTGCGTCGCCGCGGCGCTGAAGTCCTCGAGGGTCTTCGGGGGCTCGAGGCCGGCGTCCTTGAGGGCCTTCTTGCTGTAGAAGACGTAGCGCGATCCCCAGTAGTACGGCACCGCGTAGAGCTTGTCCTCCCACGTGCCGGCCTCGACGAACGACTCGGGGCCCATGGCGCCCAGCTCGTCGGCCTTGTCGGTCAGGTCGGTGAAGGCGCCGATGCTCGTGAACGAGGCGGCCTGGGTGTTGCCGATCTCGACGACGTCGGGCGACTCGTCGCTCGGCAGCGCGGTGTTCAGGCGGGTCAGCAGCTCGCCCCAGTCGATGCGCTCGATCTTCAGGGTCTTGCCGTCGTTCTGGGCGGCGAACTCCTTGGTCAGCCAGTCGCTGGCCTCCTTCGGGGTGTCCTCCTTGCCCGCGAGCCACAGGGTGATGGTGTCGGACCCGGCGTCGGACGACGAGTCGTCGTCGCCCCCGCACGCGGCCAGGACGCTCAGGGCGATCCCGGCCACGGCCGCGCTCGCCACGAA
This genomic interval from Aeromicrobium choanae contains the following:
- a CDS encoding extracellular solute-binding protein, coding for MKLRKFVASAAVAGIALSVLAACGGDDDSSSDAGSDTITLWLAGKEDTPKEASDWLTKEFAAQNDGKTLKIERIDWGELLTRLNTALPSDESPDVVEIGNTQAASFTSIGAFTDLTDKADELGAMGPESFVEAGTWEDKLYAVPYYWGSRYVFYSKKALKDAGLEPPKTLEDFSAAATQLKADGGDKYSGFWLPGQDWRNGISWIFAHGGDIAVQEGDAWVGKLSSPESIQGLEQWQQLAEKATTAPKDGKDEEAWTPFNNGEAAMFMAPSWARWSVAEDKAEDLGGFALPGVDGEAAPVFAGGSNLAVSAKSKNQDLAFEVLKLIYSDDYQQLLAKNGLGPANDEFTSLMGDDEFATAAITAAGNSKLTPTSPNWAAVETSSVMEEFFGAIANGEDVATVAKATDAKLEAELNK